The Acropora palmata chromosome 3, jaAcrPala1.3, whole genome shotgun sequence nucleotide sequence CCCTGATAGAGAACCAATTCAAATCGCGCATCGCTCGAGATCTCTACGTATGGACTTCTGTAGCTACAAAATGACACTACAACAGTAAGATGAATAACCAGTCTTCTTTCAGTGTCGCCCGCAGTATAAATTGTTTGACTTAACGCTAGAAGTTCCGCGCATGTGtattttaagataaaaaaaatattaatgaagatCTATGATTAATACTCCAAGAATCAAAAGGTGACACAGTTTCTCCCAGTCTCTCTTAGCTTTCAAAGAGAGTTCAAGACTTCGCTCGGAGATGGCCTGAAACAGAGGCTCAAATAAACTCGCAATGGCCTATTACAGACTCTTTTAGCTTTTTCAGTGTCCCATAACGAAAGATTCAACTGCCTAAATGTTGTCACGTCGTTGTCGGTGCCACTCAAATCAATGTGTGTTTAAACTTGCTTGTAGCCTCAAGGAGTCAGTGAATTAACTAACAGCACCAGTAAGATTTGGCTTCAACAAGACAAGTGATCAAATCAATTGAAAACATATACCTTCTAAATTTATTATCTTAATTGTAATGCCTGGCtacttatttttttgttgggtGCGCGTCCTTGCCATGCCTAAATATGCATCGAATTGCTACTTGCTTCTGGTTCAAAGCGGTCGTGGTGATTGAAATGATAATGGATTTTGTTTGCATGATAATGTAGACTTATTTCTATGCAAGTGGTGAGGAAACACAACTTGAAAGCGAGGCGACAAGCCAAATCGGAAATGAgctattatttatttgtcattattactatttattgcaattattaattatttatgtagCTGCAATATTCAGTTTCACAACGTGCAAACGAAAACTTACTGTTCAGCGATATAATTAGCTTTTGTTTCTATGcaagtttgttggttttgttcGCGCGTTTTGTTTCGATTTCCAAAGGTTACTGCTCCTGTGCGTTAGATGGTATGATTTCCATTGCGGCTACGGACGAGATTCTGCTGATACATCCATTTGGTGCATTAAAATACGCTTCTTATTACAGAACGAACCGATTGCAAACTAGTTCATATCAGTCATCCCTCTAAACTTAAGTCTTAATTCCGTTATTCATAACGGAGTGAGATAGTAATTGTAATCAATCCTTTGTTAcgttaattttgtgtttttaattttaattgttattttagcAGGCAAAACCTCAGTACAATTAGACCAAATTCGTAAAGTTTATTTCTCCACAATTGTCTGCTTAATACGAGAGACAGCTCATTAGGCAATCTATGCTATTTTTTTATGCTTGATTGACTAGAGGGGGCTGACCACCGTTAAACTGATAAGGAAAACTTTCTTCAAGTTGAGTAGAGCAGATAAATACGAACAACTAGCGTCGACCACTTGACGCCAacaaaaacgcaaaaaaacATTGACGGAAGAAAGGTGTTACCCTGCCAGGATTTAGGTTAAGAAAAGTGAATATATATTGCTAAAATATCGAAGGATTAAAATGGATGAGCTCTACTCACGACAATCGTTTCAAGTAAAgtgagaaaagaaaaccttGCTCTGGGATGACTTGTTGCAGAGTGATTCACCCGTCAAACGACCACAAACTCGAAACCTAAATCCTACAACCCTTTGAGCGCTATACACCAATCTTCTGTTTCATGCCGCCAAGATGATAGtcatttatgctaatttatatACCACTATATATCACAAAATATCATGGTATGATTATAAGGGAATATGTGATTTATGATAATATCAATGCATAAAAATTGTTTGATACAATTGAAAATGTAGCTATTTTGATATTACTTTCCCCCTGAGGATGTTAGTCCGGTTTTTGTCAATGCAGACTCCGATTATgtcaaaatttacaaaattgtGTAGAGTCTTTTAATGACATTGTTCAGGCGGAATATGTACCTCATCTCAAAAGGTCGGATCAATATTAATGAACGCACGTATTCCCAGTGTACCCAAACACATTGTTTTCTCAACTATAAAAAGCTAGTTGCAACTTTCCACATTCATTTGTGTCTCTCAGCTTGGTGTAGGAGCTTATCCAGCAAATAGGCTGCTCAGTCATGGGTAATCCGGTCGCGCTGACTTTCATTCTGATTGTCTATTTCACAACGATTTCAGGTAAATTCCCACatataaaattcaaaattttagtGGCGGTTCTATTCTTTAGTTGGCACTCTTAACATGGTGTTGCAAGAACTCAACTATCAAATTGAACTTGCCTTGAAGGTAAACTGCACAACGGAGATGCATTCATCACCTACTCTGCAGATGACGATTACAGATGCAAACGTTTTGATTTCGACCCGAGCTCAAAAGCCACTGACAATGTACATGTTCAATTGCGATTGAGACTGTCCGCTTACAACGTCGCGTTGTCCTGGATCGAGTCTGTGTCGAAAGTTGGGTGAGTTATTCATTTGCACGAGAAGGCAAAATAATCGGAAATGTGTTACTGTTAGGAGATTGGACACCAGTAGAGATTATTATGGTATGGAGTAAAAGAGAAGACGTGTGAGGAGATTAAACGTTGAGTTAAGATATGTGTCGTTTCGTCTCTTCCACGCAATAATAGTTACAATCTCATTTAGTGCTGGTAATGCTCTCTACGTGAAAGATGACATAATTGCCCGTATCAGTATTTGTCATTCATAAGCCTCATTAAAGATGTAGTTAAAACAGCTTACTTTCAAATAAGTTTGAAACCTTTAGTCTTCCCATCAGAATTAAAAcgtaaatatataaataagcAGACACCTGTCTTCACTGAAAGCTTTGCTTGCAGCTTTACAGGATGTGTTACGCTGTCTGGTCCAATAAAAGAACCACTTGCAATCCACCTGACGTGGATAGCTTTTGAATCAGCTGATGTTGACGGCGCCGGTCTTGCCAGCGTAAGAAACGTTCCCTTCTGGACGACGGGCTCGCAATGCATCGATATTCGTACTGGTAACACGGTAAGAAAGTTAAACTTTGAGAAAAGCACCTGTGCCATCGATATCATCATTATCGGCTACAAGTCCAAAATCGATGGAAAAAGCTGAAATAAAGAGTGGCTTTTATCAATCTCTAAGACTACAGATCGAAGTATTGATGAAATTGCAATGATTTGTGGAAGTGACACAAAAATTGGTTTCGTGTCGTCTTAATTCAAGATTCGGATAGAAGGCATTAAAACACCCGAAAATCAAATCGTTTGGATCGAGAGaaatattttcgtttttggAAACCCTCTACTTCGCACAACCACAAACCTTCATAGAGACAAAGCATAAATTTAAATCCATTTCAATGGCTTGTCATCGTTAACTACCCAATAGTGTTAACGATAACCATCTCGTACATACCAatcattcaaaattcaaatatgCCAAATGACAGAAGGCAACAGGCAGCCTTCTCACAAAGCGTATAGTCACGGTAACTGAGTTCTGCACAGCCGCTTGCAAATACAACGCCTGCTGCTTGTTGACTGAAGCTAGTTTAAACACAGCAACATTCAGAGGTTATTCTGGAACTTTACCTATGAACGTATTTTCTTGTAGTTCTCTTCTGCGCCTTCACTCGTGTTCTTGACCGTCATTCACACTAATCCACCAAAAAATGTTCATGATGCCACCAGCATTTGGGCTGAAGAAGTAACAACTTCGCAATTCAAAGTCTGTCTACGAGAACTGAAGAACTTTGATGGAATTCACGAAAATATACGTGTCGTAAGTACAAAATAGGAATGGTAGCTACataaaagtttttcattgacactaaaaaaagaacaggCTGACAAAGTAGGAACAAAAAAGCATGGTCGCAACTAATTTGTTTTGCACGGACGACCTCTACGCGTTTTACGTCCCTCTCACCCAGAAGGAAAGGAACTAAAAAAAATCCTGGTTTTACTTGCACACAATATAGGGTCATATATGTACACCCGTTTTCAAAAACGCCGCTATTTTCTATAGTCTTTTCTGCACCTGTATTTTTTCTGCTAACAACATTTATGTGTTTCTGACACGGCAATTCTTTTAAAGTGGGTGTGTGGAGACGCATATGTGTTTACACTGTGGGAATTTGATAACTATAGTCTTCTAAAACACGGATTGATTTAAAAGCTTCCATCTTTTTTGTAAGCATGCACAAgtcaaattgaatttgaacTTTCAGCTCCAAAAACACCGTTTCGGAAGCATTTTCGACCTGATAACAAGAAACAGCGACTGCAGGCAACTTACTCGGCAAATTCCCTTATGTGcataaaaagtaataaaagaaaacacgaagaaagAGCACGAGACAGACTTACTCAACTGTTACATATTTCAGAATATTTTGGCATTATCATCGGTACCATCTGCGTGGCCGATTCCTATTGGagatgaaattcaatttcctAATGACGTCATACCAGGGCTTTCTACAGAATACAGCTTTTGTAAGGTGAGCTAAAAAAATTGAGCTAAAAATAGCTAAAAAGTAATTTCACCAGGAGTCGAATTAGattcaaatcattttctctTTCCATTTTAGCAAATTACATTCTCAAAACCGTTCTACAGCACACCTAAGATTGTAACCACAGCCGAACACGACAAAAACACAATTGAACCAGACAACAACGCAATTTCTGAATGGGCCAGGGTAAGTAACACCAGACCCTATCAATATATAAAACACTTTGCACGATAAGCAAAGCGCTATTTCGCCAATCCATAAGACAATCCATAAAAGGTACTGTCTATAACTTCTTAGAATCCAAAAGTTCTATTTCTTGCTTTCAGTCGGTTACCAAGACACAGCTAGAGGTGTGCTTAAAGGATATCCAGAGATACGACGCCAGCCATGATCCCATAACTGTCAACTACATGGCCATTGGAAGTAAGTataaaccaaaacaaattCTAACTATACCACAACgtgaacaattattataatcaacAGTGCGTCTGCTTATTTTCTTCCAGATATTGACCCATGCTATCAGGTTGACTGTGGACCCTATAAATACTGCCAAGTAAACGAGGCTGACATGACTTATTCCTGCGTTTGCAACAACTGCACTTCTTCCTCAAGCAGTAGCAGTTACAGCCAACAAGTGTGTGACAGTAACGGGGTCACGCATAACACCAGATGCGAACTAGACAGAGATATCTGCCTTGGAAACACCAATGCTACCTGGGTACATGACGGCCCATGTGCACGTGAGTATGCATCGCACAGCCActgccattaaaaaaaatgtagaaaaGGAGATCCCGTTTGTCGCACAAACGCACCTAGCTCTATTTTTCCAAACAAGGAAATAGAGTGGAAGCGTAGATATCAACGATTCTATCCATATTACTGGTTAAATTTCCCAAATATTTTCATATTCCAAGGTTTTAATGCCACAAATGATATTCGCTTAACTCTTGACCAGAACTAAGCGTGACTTTATTGCCATTTGTGGTTCCTCAGCTTTCGTTCTTGAACGAGGACGCGTTGCTCTCCGTTTGAACACCACCGATGTGCAGTGCAAGACAGTTCACTTCAAACCAACAAGCTTTCAGAGCAACGAAGGAAAAATCAACGTACAGACATCCATCAACTACTTCAACAGCACTGCTAGTTTTGTACACGACGCAGCAGTGACTTGGGTCGAGAGTGTCACTTACTTGAACTTCAAACTCTGTGCGCTGAAAGCAGGACGAGCAGAACGACTGACACCAGATGATGGCCTGACGTTTGTGGATTATGTTGCTATCCAAGAATCACCAGCAGGAGCAGTGGCAGGACATCTTCGAATGCCAATGAAATGGTGGGATGGTACCACATGCACGAACCTCCCTTTCCAACAGGTAGGATATATTACCTCTAATTCACAACCTTTCCCAATCAAAAACTACCCTTTTCCATACGAAAGTATATGAAGAAAATTAACTAAGTTCCCTCATTAGTTAATAAACAAAGACACAAAAAGCGCAGCAAACAAGTCTTACATTTATCTGTAAAATGTGGACGCGCGCTCTTGCATGAAATAACCGTTCACCGGATAACTTCTTCTTAAAGTCACAACCTGTGCCTCGAAATGCGGTTCGCATCTTGTTATTCTAAATTACTCCTTGCCTTAATTGCTGAAAAACAGGGTCTCTTTACACAAACTCCTTATGTCTTCCTGACTGCTGAACATTCCGTACTTGGCCAAAAACACGACGCAGCAACCCTCTGGGTGGAAAACGTTAATTCCCAAGGATTTGACGCTTGCTTGCGAGAAATGCAGAATTTTGATGGACTACACGAAAACATCACAGTGGTAAGATTTCCTAAACTTGATGAAACATAAAGTAAATAGCACCTTGAGGAAATCCATCTGTGGAGTCCACATAAAATACCCgtaatgaaaacaattccTTTTTGCTGATTTACATGACACACCAACCACGAGTGCACTCTCAAATGATACAACTTCTTATGTTGCAGTCACAAATAATACTGCTTCACaatcaaatggaaaaagataaaaagagaGACAATCAAACAACAAAGTGTATGAGCACACAACACTGGAACTTGATTAAGCCTGCTCATTCTGTACTAGAAATAATGTACTATTTCAACAGGAATTTGATGCTCCGTGACTTTCAGAAACTGACCTTTTTTTATCTTAGAACTGGATtgcttaccaatcactggAAAATGCTGCAAAACTCAAAGCTACTCAGCAAATACTAGACTTCCCTAACGACGAACCGCCCAAAGAGAAATATCATAACGCCTTCTGTCAGGTAAAAATATTTCGCACACTAAACAGAGCACAtcgaattttaaaattcaatcTAAAATGTCTGAGGAAGCTTTTCAGCCTATGAAATTTCTCGAATAACAAAGTGAAGATAAATGACCAGTTGTTTATTGCCAATCTCTTAAAAATGAAGAGGGCAAGTGACCCCAAATCCAAAACCACTATTCTTATCTCTGCTATAAAAACAAGTCATTAAAGACTTGCTACTATACAATCAACTTTAGTCACTGACTGGGTGCTTTCAAATAACACCCGGACTAAAAGAACATTTCTATTCAGTTAGCACACTCGATTTCCAAAAGACTAGGCATACACCTTGATTTTTCACTACCACTTTAATAATCCTTCTCGAAACGTATTTTAAATCCTCAACTAGCAATATCTTTCACAATTCAAGCCAAGGTTCAAACATCCGATCACTCACTTAAGCCTTTCCttttacaattattgttatcatcgTCACTGATTTCTTGTCATGGAACAATGAGAAACTCTGCTAGTAAGAACCACACATTCAGTATTAAATCTATGCAAACCACACTTTATCAATAACAGtttcctatttttaaaatatttcaggATGAAAAATTGCCTAGAATCTACAGCACAATACCTACCATCATCATCTCTTCGGGTCACATGTCTCGAGGTTTCACCAATCGTTTGATTCCAGAATTCAACAGTATTGCTTCATGGGCTGAggtaatttattatttagtcAGAACGCCAGGCCCTGTCTTTATTGCAGCGAGAAATTTGTGGACGACGACAAATTTAAATGACAAGCACCACTAAAACCTTTGCACACGTATAGAACGTTTGATACACTTCTTTCACATCTCTactgacaaaaaggaaaaaatatcggaattttaaattctggCCGCAAAACCATCGCCATCCACTTTCTGTTAATTTCCTAACAATCCAATTCTAATATAGGTGACAATATACAATAAAAACGCAAACGAATATACTTCAGGAAACACCTTTTTAATCTCAAAGCCTACCGTTTGATTGAGGGTCCTTTGCCATAATTGCTCAATCTGCCGTAAGACTCGACAAAATCTCCACACCACTAAAATTGAAGGTAAAACCTCAATTCCACtctttcatagaatttatTCAGCTCTGAACTGCTAGGTCTTTTCACTGCATAGTACACAATTaatcagcctccatttcagtAATTTCAGTTACAAATCAGTGAATACAAAACATGTAACATTCGCTTGACACTTTAATAAACCAAACAAGCTATGACCTCCTTAACTGAGTAAACTACAACGAAAAACCTACATCTTTACAATTAATGCCCCGCCGTCAGTTCTTTACAGAAATACAATAAGATACTCTTATTGAACTTATCTATTCTTCCATTTCCCCAGTCTATCAACACTACTTACTACCGATTATGTGTCAAGGAAATTCATAAACCAAACGGATACGATCCTGTAAAAGTTACTACACTGGTAATTGGTAAGTGTCAAGTTCTCCCCACATCATGATACGTACTATTCTATCTCTCCAAATGTTTGATTATAGTTAATAGTGACGTCAACAGCAaagagaacgtcatctgaaagtttaacttcgcgtttctgcaaatAATTTGTCAATTATTCAAGTCActatgcttgcaaaatgtgtctTTCCAATAATGGAATTAAATaagaaccagcgcttcagaggcaaaaaaataaaactgcatATTTGTCGTCTTACACTCACGTCGTCCAgtcacacaactgcaaaaacaggtcatttcacgtcgtggaaagaacgaaaaCGCCAACGAAATgtctaaaaaggaaaattcaatgtcaaaaatgcaaaattgtgACCTTCTTGTCGTCGTTgtggttgcgtaagctccctaataatctataaagaaataaatgactttaaaaaaaaaataaccaatCTTCATCTCTCAACAGGTTCTTGAAGATACAACTTCAATATAGTTGACTAACCCTCTAAGGAAGTCTGTTTTACTGTTTTCGTATTTTGCAGctttaaaagcaaaatgttCTAACAAAACTGTGTACAACACCCCTGAAAATATTAAAGTCTTTTGCTGACAAACGCTTCACTCTCCTGTATTCGCTATTCCGTCGCTCAACATTCAATGTTGACGGGAAACATTCGCTTTTCATACAACTCTTTGTCGACTTACTAACTgataaactagaaatagtgatcactagagctgcccccgcttttcataacctggttatgggatgtgtatttgatataaatactgtgcataagacggttgaaaaattaatgtttcaagcattttattgaagttcacattcatgtaaatagttaacaatatttatctgtaaatttgttaaagaaggagttataacgtccactgaatcttttaagagacgcgcactaattttatcgaggccaaacgccttattagttttctaaagtctaatggatcttgagacaaaatcttcactaatcggttgaagaaaactgatgaataacagccgttaatctaAAAAGtcaatagaccaggcctggaaataggcattaacaaggatccgatatctatcatctggaacatcaaacaaatgctaacacaaatgtaacggtttctcttcgtgacgagttcaatcgaaataaagaaacttaaacaagtaaaaacgagcgaataccgaagaccgacagacgaagtatgaaatatcgcaatactggtaatggaattatttggacatttgtaaagctttctttcttgtcgatgtctgttatgcgtcaaatttggaaggcgcggcggcaattcatagttatgtacgactttcgattagcgtagcgtgactgagtgtcggttatgtcacgttcgctgttggatggacgtgagcatcaaataacgcttagattgcttaaatcgacttaacaggattgataacgaaaaaaagaaattgatatAGGGTTATAGTAACACTTTACACGCTGTTGcagcttcaaagtttcaggatacgtttttttctcgttgaatttgacacgcttgagcttgaaatatttgtgatctgttggatcgggtctgtcgaccccgttgatgatttgtgtccaGGCCGGAAGGGTGGATTCTGTTGAGGGGGGTTCTGTTATGTTTTGGGAGGTATTTTTTAGCGCCGGAGGCGCTAACACGTGCGCCGAAGGCGCGAGcctctaggggggtctgggggcatgcccccccatgaaattttgcaaatttaggTTCTCTCAAGTGCCGTTTCCTGCATTTTAACATTATTTCTGAGGTGGGATGCATTTTCCTTCAATATTAGCTCTTCGGAAAGTAattttcattctaaaaaaattctgaaatgTTCAGAAATGAGTGTGCATTTAGacagttttcaaaacacaaatattaaaattacatGCATGGTGGATGAGTGgacaagaaattgaaagaatgATGAATTATCTGACATGTTATACAGTTATGTATTTTAGAAACAACTAATGAACATGTTCCATGTCTTAGCAAGTACAGAATATCTGTTTGTTCCCGGGGGTAATTCTACAACTTTCAGAAATTTTGGTTAGGATAAGCTCCGACAGTGTGGGTCAGTTTGAACCCTAACGGCTTTACCTACTTACTCGTCATGGAATACCTACCTATTCGTCATGTTGCGGCTTCCTCCGAGAATCCTGGCAAGGAAGGTAGTCGTCCGTGTAATCTTATCGACCGGTCACAGtcttttgattgttttgtgtaaaaatcaattcagtgatttttttatcttttcaacTCCCCAAAAATGCCGACTTCAAAAATTTTAGGGGGTTCGTTCGAACCCCTCGAACCCCCCCACCCTACGGGCCTGGTGtctgacaaaacaaaatttactcagcactgttgaatgcttttgaattcaaagaaatcactgaagtgcaaaatgcaCACCTtaaaatgcttctagaagatgacgaaacgtgacctcctggttgcaagtacccgacaccaccatgcgcgcttgctaaaatattacccgagacgacagtgcgcgcctagtttgatgaaatcgagattttttccgcatactacaaatttacttacagtacttactttcttacattttgaaattccttatatgtatacacgcggggaatcctagggtgcctcctcgggttttagcctctgggccaaaaccctgcgggggcaaatATACACCTCTACAGATTTTGTtagttttatcatttttttgcGTAGCAAATGGCAACAATGTTCAAAACTCATTAATGAAATAGTCAACAATTGTTTCTCGACTTTAATTGATTTTCACATAACCAatacaaaaatcaacattgtTCTAACACCATATTCTCGCAATTACTGTCAACAACTTCACATATATACTCTCTGTTGGCAATGGTAAGAGCACCATTAAGATCCTCCCTTATCCAGAATTAAATGCATCCTTCTTTTTGCAATTAAAGCAAAAAGATTTAGAATAGAAGTATTCTGGAGTTACTAGTTAATGCGCATACACGCGAAGTGGTTCACCATTCGCTTTTGTAAATCCAAGTCATTCCTTGAACTGTTTAATGGAGAAATTTGAAGAACGTAGTTCCAAATGTGGCTAAGCACTATACGGATGGTGGTCAATTTGAAACGGATACATCACAGCTGCTTGAGGAAAGCTCCAGTGAACTGTACGGTGGCGGCTGATCGCAAGCCGTTAAAGAGCCAAGGCTAACGTCTGCAACAGCTATCGTCGCTAGCGTGCTCGCTTGCCCATTGCTTCCAAAGTTAGTGGACAATGGGGGTACTGCTTGACGCCGTGAAGGCGATGGTCCTTTTTTTTGGCACCAATAGCAACAGCTACCAAGTACGATAACTGTGACTAAGAAGGCAACCACActcaaaattgtttgttttgccaaCAGACCATCCTAGTAATTTACTCGTACATTTTCCATTCTCACACAATTGGTCTCGATCACATTCGCTGTCGAAAAAACATAATTTCGGCGCGAGCGTAAACCGTGTTCGAGGATAGTTCATCGAACTTGGAACGCTCTTAAAGCAATAACTTGAACGACATTCTTCTCCAAATTTGCAATCCTTCGATCGTTGACAAGAACACAAGAAGCCAAATTTTGCACATTTTCCTGTGAATCGACAACATTTACTTGAGGTACATTGGTTGTTTTGGTTGCAATATTGTCCGTCTGAACTCTTAATGTAGGAAAGCAGCAGGACGAAAACACTCCACGTACAATGCCAATTAgccatcttttctttttttctaaaagaagAGACTTCCGTAGCACGGAGCCTAGAGTAACTGTGATCGATAACGTTACTAGTTCAGTTTCCTCTGTGAAACGTTTTCTCGTGTACTTATGGGAAACAGACGGAAATTCACTTTACCGAGTCACGGTTATATACCCGCTTCATCATATCCGTTGACGTCATCATGATGACGTTTAAGATTCTTTCAGGCTAACAGTTTCAGTGCATGGTTTCCTCACAGTTTCCtgcttttgtctttctttttttggagTGGCGAGAAGTATAACAACCTCCATGAACTTACAACTTGCGATATATTCATCAAAAACATTCAATTCGCTCTTCGAAGGCTTTTCTGGTCTCATTCTAgtcttgaaataaaaaatttaaaaaaaaaaggaagaaagaaagaaaaaacagaaagttaGTCTATTTCCATGACATTTCATCAACAATGTGGAACAACCACAAAAAAATGCCAGCCCAACACAGCAGATATTTCCTATTGTGTGAAAGTCGTTTAAAATGTGTTTCTGTTCCCCAGTGACAAAAAAACGTGTAAATAGCCTATAGCTACAGAATCCGGAATTCTAAACAAAATCAACTAAGTAATGGAAATTCTCGGCTAGAAACTGAAAAGCTCCTATGCCGCGATTTATACCTTAACCaacaagatgaaaaattaaatttttagtttttaagtTAAGTTTAGTCTGTAGTTTTCCTCcttacataattttcttttccctaGACTGCTTTCT carries:
- the LOC141875480 gene encoding uncharacterized protein LOC141875480, producing the protein MGNPVALTFILIVYFTTISGKLHNGDAFITYSADDDYRCKRFDFDPSSKATDNVHVQLRLRLSAYNVALSWIESVSKVGFTGCVTLSGPIKEPLAIHLTWIAFESADVDGAGLASVRNVPFWTTGSQCIDIRTGNTFSSAPSLVFLTVIHTNPPKNVHDATSIWAEEVTTSQFKVCLRELKNFDGIHENIRVNILALSSVPSAWPIPIGDEIQFPNDVIPGLSTEYSFCKQITFSKPFYSTPKIVTTAEHDKNTIEPDNNAISEWARSVTKTQLEVCLKDIQRYDASHDPITVNYMAIGNIDPCYQVDCGPYKYCQVNEADMTYSCVCNNCTSSSSSSSYSQQVCDSNGVTHNTRCELDRDICLGNTNATWVHDGPCAPFVLERGRVALRLNTTDVQCKTVHFKPTSFQSNEGKINVQTSINYFNSTASFVHDAAVTWVESVTYLNFKLCALKAGRAERLTPDDGLTFVDYVAIQESPAGAVAGHLRMPMKWWDGTTCTNLPFQQGLFTQTPYVFLTAEHSVLGQKHDAATLWVENVNSQGFDACLREMQNFDGLHENITVNWIAYQSLENAAKLKATQQILDFPNDEPPKEKYHNAFCQDEKLPRIYSTIPTIIISSGHMSRGFTNRLIPEFNSIASWAESINTTYYRLCVKEIHKPNGYDPVKVTTLVIGS